The proteins below are encoded in one region of Microbispora sp. NBC_01189:
- a CDS encoding NADH:flavin oxidoreductase/NADH oxidase has product MSALFEPLALRNLTIPNRAWMSPMCQYSAAVEGPEQGVPTDWHLTHLGSRAVGGAGLVMTEATAVSPEGRISPADLGLWNERQQEAFGRITRFLAEHGAVPGVQLAHAGRKASTDRPWRGGAPVGPEEHGWRPVAPSAIPFDEGHPVPHELGEQDIRRIVGDFAAAARRALAAGFRVVEVHGAHGYLIHQFLSPFSNHRTDAYGGSFENRARLALEVVDAVRAEWPEELPVFFRVSATDWLSENPEDPREGWTADDTVRLAKELLSHGVDLLDVSSGGNAPRARIATGPGYQVPFAARVRAETDLRASAVGLVTEPRQAAEIVASGQADAVMLGRALLRDPYWPNHAARELGAAGRWPHQYHRAV; this is encoded by the coding sequence GTGAGCGCGTTGTTCGAGCCCCTGGCCCTGCGGAACCTGACCATCCCCAACCGTGCCTGGATGTCGCCGATGTGCCAGTACTCCGCGGCGGTGGAGGGCCCGGAGCAGGGCGTGCCCACCGACTGGCATCTCACCCACCTCGGGTCGAGGGCGGTGGGCGGGGCCGGCCTGGTCATGACCGAGGCCACCGCCGTGTCGCCGGAGGGCCGGATCAGCCCCGCCGACCTGGGCCTGTGGAACGAGCGCCAGCAGGAGGCGTTCGGCCGGATCACCCGGTTCCTGGCCGAGCACGGCGCGGTGCCCGGCGTCCAGCTCGCCCACGCCGGCCGCAAGGCGTCGACGGACCGCCCGTGGCGCGGCGGCGCGCCGGTCGGCCCCGAGGAGCACGGATGGCGGCCGGTCGCGCCGAGCGCGATCCCGTTCGACGAGGGCCATCCGGTGCCCCACGAGCTGGGCGAGCAGGACATCCGGCGGATCGTCGGCGACTTCGCGGCGGCGGCGCGCCGGGCGCTCGCGGCGGGCTTCAGGGTCGTGGAGGTCCACGGCGCCCACGGCTACCTGATCCACCAGTTCCTGTCGCCGTTCTCCAACCACCGCACCGACGCGTACGGCGGCTCCTTCGAGAACCGCGCCCGCCTCGCGCTAGAGGTGGTCGACGCGGTGCGCGCGGAGTGGCCCGAGGAGCTCCCGGTGTTCTTCCGCGTCTCGGCGACCGACTGGCTCAGCGAGAACCCCGAGGACCCACGCGAGGGCTGGACGGCGGACGACACCGTACGGCTGGCCAAGGAACTGCTCTCCCACGGCGTCGACCTGCTGGACGTGTCGTCCGGCGGCAACGCGCCGCGGGCGCGCATCGCGACCGGCCCCGGCTACCAGGTGCCGTTCGCGGCCCGGGTGCGGGCCGAGACCGACCTGCGCGCCTCGGCCGTCGGGCTCGTCACCGAGCCGCGCCAGGCGGCGGAGATCGTGGCGTCCGGGCAGGCCGACGCGGTGATGCTCGGCCGCGCGCTGCTGCGCGACCCCTACTGGCCGAACCACGCGGCCCGGGAGCTCGGCGCCGCCGGCCGCTGGCCCCACCAGTACCACCGGGCCGTCTGA
- a CDS encoding GAF domain-containing SpoIIE family protein phosphatase: MRGATGSATAGAARATPGDMAALLDGSDEGIVLCDAGGVVLLANAAAARLAPEIVPGRLIPPQLRPAPGAGPPTVTYGGRVIRVRTEAVGDHRALYLSEAPSLPRRTEFLLEAARRLFASLHPRRCARAAVDLGAEFLCDVAVVVLPPATNRRVEWVRAVAGHAGPEEGVLPLATVLRVPGLTDALAGLTHGSGGRQDAGAVPDWLLPEGFGPAGDLLVFPLPGNSVPAGAMALVRRAGRPPFDEEALAMARDLASRAGAALSAATLFREQSAVNTILIDGLLPPELPDIEGMRLGGRLRSSQQAGAVGGDFYDVYLPETGAGHGIESGIVERPPLIILGDVCGKGARAAVLAGQVRQSLRALLLLESRPVRLLQLLNRSLLASPAPNSYVTLVLATLREAPGEHVLVDLAVAGHPAPLVLRRDGTVEEVPARGSLLGALKKTVVRPATVDLAPGEVCLLYSDGITEAFGGPTGREMFGEGRLKDALATCRGMPVDALVERLEQISSEWLAGGEQDDRALLAVRAGGQDPATGTATGAMTGAMTVWAETTG, translated from the coding sequence GTGAGAGGCGCCACCGGCTCCGCGACCGCGGGAGCCGCGCGGGCGACGCCCGGCGACATGGCGGCGCTGCTGGACGGCAGCGACGAGGGAATCGTGCTGTGCGACGCGGGCGGCGTGGTGCTGCTGGCCAACGCGGCGGCGGCGCGGCTGGCGCCCGAGATCGTCCCCGGTCGGCTGATCCCCCCACAGCTGCGCCCGGCGCCCGGCGCGGGCCCGCCCACGGTGACGTACGGCGGCCGGGTGATCCGGGTGCGGACGGAGGCGGTCGGCGACCATCGTGCCCTCTACCTGAGCGAGGCGCCTTCCCTGCCGCGCCGCACCGAGTTCCTGCTGGAAGCCGCGCGCCGCCTGTTCGCGTCGCTCCACCCGCGCCGATGCGCCCGGGCCGCCGTCGATCTGGGCGCCGAGTTCCTGTGCGACGTGGCGGTCGTGGTGCTGCCGCCCGCGACGAACCGCCGGGTCGAGTGGGTCCGGGCCGTCGCCGGGCACGCCGGGCCGGAGGAGGGCGTCCTGCCGCTCGCGACGGTGCTGCGGGTGCCCGGCCTGACCGACGCGCTCGCGGGCCTGACGCACGGCTCGGGCGGGCGGCAGGACGCGGGCGCCGTGCCGGACTGGCTGCTGCCGGAGGGGTTCGGCCCGGCCGGTGACCTGCTGGTGTTCCCGCTGCCCGGCAACAGCGTCCCCGCCGGGGCGATGGCGCTGGTCCGCCGCGCCGGCCGGCCCCCGTTCGACGAGGAGGCCCTGGCGATGGCGCGCGACCTCGCGTCCCGGGCGGGCGCGGCGCTCTCGGCGGCCACGCTGTTCCGGGAGCAGAGCGCGGTCAACACCATCCTGATCGACGGCCTGCTGCCGCCCGAACTGCCGGACATCGAGGGCATGCGCCTCGGCGGGAGGCTCCGGTCCTCCCAGCAGGCCGGCGCCGTGGGCGGCGACTTCTACGACGTCTACCTGCCCGAGACCGGCGCCGGTCACGGCATCGAGTCGGGCATCGTGGAACGGCCGCCTCTGATCATCCTGGGCGACGTCTGCGGCAAGGGCGCCCGCGCGGCCGTGCTGGCCGGTCAGGTCAGGCAGAGCCTGCGCGCGCTGCTGCTGCTGGAAAGCCGACCCGTCCGGCTGCTCCAGTTGCTGAACCGGTCGCTGCTCGCCTCGCCGGCGCCGAACTCCTACGTCACGCTGGTCCTCGCGACGCTCCGCGAGGCCCCCGGCGAGCACGTGCTGGTGGATCTGGCCGTGGCGGGCCATCCGGCGCCGCTCGTCCTGCGCCGGGACGGCACGGTGGAGGAGGTGCCCGCCCGCGGCTCCCTCCTCGGCGCGCTCAAGAAGACCGTGGTACGGCCGGCCACGGTCGACCTGGCCCCCGGCGAGGTGTGCCTGCTGTACAGCGACGGCATCACCGAGGCCTTCGGCGGCCCGACCGGGCGCGAGATGTTCGGCGAGGGACGGCTCAAGGACGCCCTGGCGACCTGTCGAGGCATGCCGGTCGACGCGCTGGTGGAGCGGCTGGAGCAGATCAGCAGCGAGTGGCTCGCGGGCGGCGAGCAGGACGACCGCGCCCTGCTCGCCGTACGGGCGGGCGGTCAGGACCCGGCGACCGGTACGGCGACGGGTGCCATGACGGGCGCCATGACGGTGTGGGCGGAGACGACTGGATGA
- a CDS encoding sulfite exporter TauE/SafE family protein, translating into MAIGSFLVAVVVGLTGMGGGALMTPMLVTFFGVPPLAAVSSDLVAAAVMKPVGSFVHLRRGTVNLRLVAWLCAGSVPAAFCGVLIARALGTGEGVQSVIQKGLGIALLIAAAGLAVRGYLAMRDRAEGRTPETGRRTAAPGEPAATEMPSVNVRPVPTVLVGAVGGLVVGITSVGSGSLIIVALLALYPALKANQLVGTDLVQAVPLVMSAALGHLLFGEFTLSVTVALLAGSIPGVYLGSRISSRAPGGLIRRALAFVLLASALKMFGVGNAQTVWALLAVLLLAPAFWMVLRVRCGLPPLPWTRTAGSSGKETDRVAAP; encoded by the coding sequence ATGGCGATCGGCTCCTTTCTGGTCGCCGTCGTCGTCGGCCTGACGGGGATGGGTGGGGGCGCCCTCATGACGCCCATGCTCGTGACGTTCTTCGGCGTGCCACCCCTCGCCGCCGTCTCCAGCGACCTCGTCGCCGCCGCCGTCATGAAGCCGGTGGGCAGCTTCGTCCACCTGCGCCGGGGCACGGTCAACCTGAGGCTCGTCGCCTGGCTGTGCGCGGGTTCGGTCCCGGCGGCGTTCTGCGGCGTGCTCATCGCCCGCGCCCTCGGCACCGGCGAGGGCGTGCAGAGCGTGATCCAGAAGGGCCTCGGCATCGCGCTGCTCATCGCCGCGGCGGGCCTGGCCGTCCGTGGCTACCTCGCGATGCGCGACCGCGCCGAGGGCCGCACCCCCGAGACCGGCCGCCGCACCGCCGCCCCCGGCGAACCGGCCGCGACCGAGATGCCGTCGGTCAACGTACGGCCGGTGCCGACCGTCCTGGTGGGAGCCGTCGGCGGGCTCGTCGTCGGCATCACCTCGGTCGGCTCGGGATCGCTGATCATCGTGGCCCTGCTGGCGCTCTATCCCGCGCTGAAGGCCAACCAGCTCGTCGGGACCGACCTGGTCCAGGCCGTGCCGCTGGTCATGTCGGCCGCGCTCGGCCACCTGCTCTTCGGCGAGTTCACGCTGTCCGTCACGGTCGCGCTGCTGGCGGGCTCGATCCCGGGGGTCTACCTCGGCTCGCGGATCTCCTCCCGCGCCCCCGGCGGCCTGATCCGCCGCGCCCTGGCCTTCGTGCTGCTCGCCTCGGCGCTGAAGATGTTCGGCGTCGGCAACGCGCAGACCGTCTGGGCGCTGCTCGCCGTGCTGCTGCTCGCCCCGGCCTTCTGGATGGTCCTGCGGGTGCGCTGCGGCCTGCCGCCGCTGCCCTGGACCCGTACGGCGGGCTCCTCTGGAAAAGAAACGGACCGGGTCGCCGCCCCGTAG
- a CDS encoding ArsR/SmtB family transcription factor translates to MPSAPPPSTPQLRTLDHPDSAEIRLEDVLHALSDPARLQVVHYLAGGGEASCSEIDLAVSKSTSTHHFRVLREAGVIRQVYRGTAKMSCLRRDDLDDLFPGLLDAVLRAYETRCARRA, encoded by the coding sequence ATGCCGTCCGCCCCCCCACCCAGCACCCCACAGCTCCGGACGCTCGACCATCCAGACAGTGCCGAGATCCGGCTCGAAGACGTGCTGCACGCACTGTCCGATCCCGCCCGCCTCCAGGTGGTGCACTACCTCGCGGGCGGCGGCGAGGCGTCCTGCTCGGAGATCGACCTCGCCGTCAGCAAGTCGACGAGCACCCACCACTTCCGGGTCCTGCGCGAGGCCGGGGTGATCAGGCAGGTCTACCGCGGCACCGCCAAGATGAGCTGCCTGCGCCGGGACGACCTCGACGACCTCTTCCCCGGCCTGCTGGACGCCGTGCTGCGCGCGTACGAAACGCGGTGCGCCCGGCGCGCGTAA
- a CDS encoding cobalamin B12-binding domain-containing protein has protein sequence MTGVENAVERYLKLIGESDEYGAIDLVLGLIDEGVPAEDVLLRVVAAGQRRVGELWAANDWSVAREHGATAVSERAVAAIAGRVRPTPTRGRVTVACADGEYHALPTRMLAEVLRLRGWRVDFLGASVPGPHLITHLHQTGPDVVALGCMIATRLPRAHATIAACRAVGVPVLAGGAAFGADGRFARLLGADAWAPAADAAADRLAAGLPSFAAGSDREVHLGDEEYGYLTRHRADVLARVLDLLRESYAPMGGYSERQLEHTAEDLGHIADFLAAALYVHDPSLFTDFVTWTCEVLTARKVPAESVMLGLRIFRDVLADCPRARALLAEGIEAATAARPSGGRSARVT, from the coding sequence ATGACCGGCGTCGAGAACGCGGTGGAGCGCTACCTGAAACTGATCGGCGAGTCCGACGAGTACGGCGCGATCGATCTCGTCCTGGGCCTGATCGACGAGGGCGTCCCCGCCGAGGACGTGCTGCTGCGGGTCGTCGCCGCCGGCCAGCGCAGGGTGGGCGAGCTGTGGGCGGCCAACGACTGGTCGGTGGCCCGCGAGCACGGCGCCACCGCGGTCAGCGAGCGAGCCGTCGCGGCGATCGCCGGGCGGGTGCGGCCCACCCCGACGCGCGGCCGGGTGACGGTGGCCTGCGCCGACGGGGAGTATCACGCACTCCCCACCCGCATGCTGGCGGAGGTGCTGCGGCTGCGGGGATGGCGGGTCGACTTCCTGGGGGCCAGCGTGCCGGGCCCGCACCTGATCACCCACCTGCACCAGACCGGCCCCGACGTGGTGGCGCTCGGCTGCATGATCGCGACCCGGCTGCCGCGGGCGCACGCCACCATCGCCGCCTGCCGCGCCGTGGGCGTCCCGGTGCTCGCGGGTGGGGCCGCATTCGGCGCCGACGGCCGTTTCGCCCGCCTGCTGGGCGCGGACGCGTGGGCGCCCGCCGCCGACGCGGCGGCCGACCGGCTCGCCGCCGGGCTGCCGTCGTTCGCCGCCGGCAGCGACAGGGAGGTCCACCTGGGCGACGAGGAGTACGGCTACCTGACCCGGCACCGCGCCGACGTGCTGGCCAGGGTGCTGGACCTGCTCAGGGAGTCGTACGCCCCGATGGGCGGATACAGCGAGCGGCAGCTTGAGCACACCGCGGAGGATCTCGGGCACATCGCCGACTTCCTCGCCGCCGCGCTGTACGTCCACGACCCGAGCCTGTTCACCGACTTCGTCACATGGACCTGTGAGGTGCTGACGGCACGGAAGGTGCCCGCCGAGTCGGTGATGCTCGGGCTGCGGATCTTCCGGGACGTGCTGGCCGACTGCCCGCGCGCCCGCGCGCTGCTGGCCGAGGGCATCGAGGCGGCGACCGCCGCCCGCCCGTCCGGGGGCCGGTCCGCACGGGTAACGTGA
- a CDS encoding LLM class F420-dependent oxidoreductase — protein sequence MAEIGFTLMCEQSPAKDLVEDAVTAERAGFDYAVISDHYFPWLDEMGHSPYAWSVLGAVAQATERLPLMTYVTCPIMRYHPAVVAQKAATVGVLSDGRFTLGLGAGENLNEHVVGHGWPPVNTRHEMFREAIEVIRELFQGGYRNYRGEYFDIDSARVFDLPERPVPIAVAASGGQSADIAAELGDGLIATDPDGSLVEKFAASGGEGKPVYGQLAVCYDPDKDAAVERAHRMWRWAVTGWKVMSELPAPVNFAAATETVRPEDVAEKVPCGADVHAVVEAVRQYTDAGFTHLALVQVGRERQREFFEWSEKELLPALRSL from the coding sequence ATGGCAGAGATCGGTTTCACACTCATGTGCGAGCAGAGCCCGGCGAAGGATCTGGTGGAGGACGCGGTCACGGCCGAGCGGGCCGGTTTCGACTACGCCGTCATCTCCGACCACTACTTCCCCTGGCTGGACGAGATGGGGCACTCCCCGTACGCCTGGTCCGTGCTCGGCGCGGTGGCGCAGGCCACCGAACGGCTGCCGCTGATGACCTACGTCACCTGCCCGATCATGCGCTACCACCCGGCGGTGGTGGCGCAGAAGGCGGCCACCGTGGGAGTGCTCAGCGACGGGCGGTTCACGCTCGGGCTCGGGGCGGGCGAGAACCTGAACGAGCACGTCGTGGGGCACGGGTGGCCGCCGGTCAACACCCGGCACGAGATGTTCCGCGAGGCCATCGAGGTCATCAGGGAGCTCTTCCAGGGTGGCTACCGCAACTACAGGGGCGAGTACTTCGACATCGACTCCGCCCGGGTCTTCGATCTTCCGGAGCGCCCGGTGCCGATCGCGGTCGCGGCGTCCGGCGGGCAGTCGGCGGACATCGCGGCCGAGCTCGGCGACGGCCTCATCGCGACCGACCCGGACGGCTCGCTGGTCGAGAAGTTCGCCGCGTCGGGCGGCGAGGGCAAGCCGGTGTACGGCCAGCTCGCCGTCTGCTACGACCCCGACAAGGACGCCGCCGTCGAGCGGGCGCACCGGATGTGGCGCTGGGCGGTGACCGGATGGAAGGTCATGTCCGAGCTGCCCGCCCCGGTCAACTTCGCCGCCGCGACCGAGACCGTACGGCCGGAGGACGTGGCCGAGAAGGTGCCCTGCGGGGCCGACGTGCACGCCGTGGTCGAGGCGGTGCGGCAGTACACCGACGCCGGGTTCACCCACCTCGCGCTCGTCCAGGTCGGCCGGGAGCGCCAGCGGGAGTTCTTCGAGTGGTCGGAGAAGGAGCTGCTCCCCGCGCTGCGGTCGCTCTAG
- a CDS encoding sulfite oxidase, producing the protein MRVRDVPGAAVVKPTPAALMEDAGTGLDYGTRPDRLPGLLTPCDRFFVRNHAPTPRLDPRTWTLRVEGAGVRRAVDYTYDDLWHRFPLVSVVRTLECAGNRRALFAAECGRRFDGVRWGRGAIGTAEWTGVPLRDLLEPAGLTGAAVEVMPEGLDEGRARRPMPLAKALAPDTLLALAMNGEILPPDHGFPARVVVSGWLGAAAIKWVGRIEVSDRPLRVPWNTEDYVLLTPGRPAAPVTSTPVASLVELPWPARLRPGPRLVRGRAYAGEDRVAAVDYRIDDGPWRPAVLDGPGLPGVWTRWRFPWDPAPGAHVVRVRATDEHGRSQPDTTPWNALGYCHNSVLPHPVLVA; encoded by the coding sequence ATGCGGGTGCGCGACGTCCCGGGCGCGGCGGTGGTGAAACCGACTCCCGCCGCCCTCATGGAGGACGCGGGCACCGGCCTCGACTACGGCACCCGGCCCGACCGGCTGCCCGGCCTGCTCACCCCGTGCGACCGGTTCTTCGTCCGCAACCACGCGCCGACTCCCCGTCTCGACCCCCGCACCTGGACGCTGCGCGTCGAGGGCGCCGGCGTCCGGCGAGCCGTCGACTACACCTACGACGACCTGTGGCACCGGTTCCCGCTCGTGTCGGTCGTCCGTACGCTGGAGTGCGCCGGCAACCGGCGCGCCCTGTTCGCCGCCGAGTGCGGGCGCCGCTTCGACGGGGTGCGGTGGGGGCGTGGCGCGATCGGCACCGCCGAGTGGACCGGCGTCCCGCTGCGCGACCTGCTCGAACCCGCCGGGCTCACCGGCGCCGCCGTCGAGGTCATGCCCGAAGGGCTCGACGAGGGCCGCGCCCGCCGCCCGATGCCCCTCGCCAAGGCCCTGGCCCCCGACACCCTGCTCGCGCTCGCCATGAACGGCGAGATCCTGCCGCCGGACCACGGCTTTCCCGCCCGCGTGGTGGTCTCGGGCTGGCTCGGCGCCGCCGCGATCAAGTGGGTGGGCCGGATCGAGGTCTCCGACCGGCCGCTGCGCGTGCCGTGGAACACCGAGGACTACGTGCTCCTGACTCCCGGCCGACCCGCCGCGCCCGTCACCTCGACCCCCGTCGCGAGCCTGGTCGAACTGCCCTGGCCGGCCCGGCTGCGGCCCGGCCCGCGCCTCGTCCGCGGCCGGGCGTACGCCGGGGAGGACCGGGTGGCGGCGGTCGACTACCGGATCGACGACGGCCCCTGGCGGCCGGCCGTGCTCGACGGGCCGGGCCTCCCCGGCGTCTGGACCCGCTGGCGCTTCCCCTGGGACCCCGCCCCCGGGGCACACGTGGTGCGCGTGCGCGCCACCGACGAGCACGGCCGCTCCCAGCCGGACACCACCCCCTGGAACGCTCTCGGCTACTGCCACAACTCGGTGCTGCCCCACCCCGTCCTCGTGGCCTGA